Proteins encoded in a region of the Watersipora subatra chromosome 5, tzWatSuba1.1, whole genome shotgun sequence genome:
- the LOC137396178 gene encoding sucrase-isomaltase, intestinal-like, producing MKQTSFPTFYIKHKGVNVLSIPFDSAFVYDEQFLQMTARLNSSTNYGFGEHNHKQLLLDMNYKTWSIFARDVGVVDEWNLYGVHPYFMSVNSMAKSVIGTLLLNSNAMDVHMQPAPYPSVTYRVIGGLFKFYFTIGDTPDEVTQHYTELIGRPILPPYWSLGFQLSRWGYSDTDHLKEVVRRNKEAGIPLDVVYGDIDYMLHKFAFTYDKQNFGDLPDYVKELQANHTHYVIILDPGIGIEKEKIKDINNGTYKALEEGKDMDVFIRSEDGTRLVGEVWPGLVYYPDFTNPITTTWWKSQILDFYNNTGFHFDGLWVDMNEPSNFREGNKAEEECDMESRWNSPPYIPENLLGNSLVDKTICMDSVQHWGKHYDVHSLYGHSMAISTYRALQQIFPDKRPFVLSRSTFAGTSKYAIHWLGDNQSKPGHMTWSIVGMLEFSLFGFPMTGADICGFWFNATESMCQRWTQVGAFYPFARNHNGGNYGGTTHVDQDPANFGPDMIASSRNVLLTRYKLLPYLYTLMYRASERGSTVARPLFFEFMDDDITHDIGKQFLWGPALLISPCLEEDCEKVEAYIPEGIWYDYYGGEKIESRRWHTILTPENQINLHVRGGHVIPWQHPADNTHNSKLHPYGLLVALDYKKEAIGELYIDDGESADPIERGTYDLVSFISTSGKLQIIAEYLGYKSAPNSRIDTIEIYGVERRVSGVEIDEGTITNFTVKQDEILTIKVEDSSFTYLTNHTIRWFSN from the exons GATGAGTGGAACCTTTATGGCGTCCACCCGTACTTTATGAGTGTTAATTCCATGGCTAAGTCTGTAATAGGAACACTCCTCCTCAACTCTAATGCTATGG ATGTGCACATGCAGCCTGCACCGTATCCATCTGTTACCTACAGAGTCATCGGtggccttttcaagttttattttactattgGAGACACTCCAGATGAGGTGACTCAACATTACACAGAG TTGATAGGCCGGCCGATTTTACCTCCTTACTGGAGTTTAGGATTTCAGCTATCGCGATGGGGCTACTCAGACACAGATCATCTCAAAGAAGTAGTGAGGAGGAATAAAGAAGCTGGCATACCATtg GACGTTGTTTATGGAGACATTGACTATATGCTCCACAAGTTTGCTTTTACATATGATAAGCAGAACTTTGGAGACCTTCCAGATTACGTGAAGGAACTTCAAGCTAACCACACCCATTATGTTATAATTCTG GACCCTGGCATAGGCATAGAAAAGGAAAAGATAAAGGATATAAATAATGGGACGTACAAGGCTCTAGAAGAGGGTAAAGATATGGACGTGTTCATCAGATCTGAGGATGGAACCAGGCTAGTAGGCGAG GTCTGGCCCGGTCTGGTGTACTATCCAGACTTTACCAATCCAATTACTACCACCTGGTGGAAAAGTCAAATATTGGATTTCTACAACAATACTGGATTTCATTTCGATGGTTTGTGGGTAGATATGAATGAGCCCTCCAACTTCAGGGAGGGAAACAAGGCTGAAGAAGAGTGTGATATGGAAAGCCGATGGAATTCACCTCCATATATACCAG AAAACCTACTGGGCAACTCCTTGGTTGATAAGACAATCTGCATGGACTCCGTGCAACACTGGGGGAAACACTATGATGTTCACAGTTTATATGGCCACAGCATGGCTATATCTACTTACAG AGCCCTTCAACAGATTTTTCCTGACAAGAGGCCTTTCGTCCTCAGCAGGTCTACATTTGCTGGTACAAGCAAGTATGCTATACACTGGCTTGGAGACAACCAGAGTAAACCTGGTCACATGACCTGGTCCATTGTCGGCATGCTAGAGTTCAGCTTGTTTGGCTTCCCTATG ACTGGAGCAGATATCTGTGGTTTCTGGTTTAACGCGACAGAGAGCATGTGCCAAAGATGGACACAAGTTGGTGCCTTTTATCCATTTGCTAGAAACCACAATGGAGGAAACTATGGTGGCACAACACATGTG GACCAGGATCCAGCCAACTTTGGTCCAGACATGATCGCATCGTCTCGAAACGTTTTACTCACCCGATACAAGCTCCTCCCATATCTCTACACTCTAATGTATCGAGCAAGTGAAAGAGGTTCTACAGTCGCTCGACCTCTATTCTTTGA GTTTATGGATGACGATATAACACATGACATAGGCAAACAATTCCTATGGGGACCTGCACTGCTTATCTCCCCATGCCTGGAAGAA GACTGTGAGAAGGTAGAGGCTTATATCCCAGAAGGCATCTGGTATGACTACTATGGT GGTGAGAAGATCGAGTCCAGAAGATGGCATACAATACTTACTCCTGAGAACCAAATAAATCTGCATGTTAGAGGAGGTCATGTGATTCCATGGCAACATCCTGCCGACAACACTCATAACAG TAAGCTTCACCCATATGGGCTACTGGTTGCATTGGACTATAAAAAAGAAGCCATTGGAGAACTTTACATAGATGACGGAGAGAGCGCAG ATCCTATTGAGAGGGGCACCTATGACCTTGTCTCATTTATATCCACCTCAGGAAAGTTGCAAATCATAGCAGAATATTTAGGCTATAAATCTGCTCCTAATTCCCGCATTGATACTATAGAGATCTATGGAGTAGAGAGAAGAGTGAGTGGAGTCGAAATAGATGAGGGGACAATTACTAACTTCACTGTCAAGCAG GATGAGATTCTGACCATCAAAGTAGAAGATAGCTCTTTCACATATTTGACCAATCACACGATCCGCTGGTTCTCCAATTGA